The following are encoded in a window of Sphaerisporangium siamense genomic DNA:
- a CDS encoding (2Fe-2S)-binding protein — MTTTPPPDAPAPADPGAVATALADVSAMGPYFAIETGPGRDDEILWRPLRDLPRDTEALRARVTDFERRLGTPESRVAASILFQGLAARLWSPVVGVAAGHGLVPVDASDGLLWRPAATGPLPLRASPALRWAAVPGHPGPGNIGPPAAWTRRAAALVYRTVVTETLEPLTHAVLGITKIAPALLWGNAAAALAGILRTLPRGRPAFAASAAGLAGEVLRLGVLAGAGRLAEPGPGAYFYVRATCCLYYRVPGGGYCDDCALISEADRAARWTRAAAGSPS, encoded by the coding sequence GTGACCACCACACCGCCCCCGGACGCCCCGGCGCCCGCCGACCCCGGCGCGGTCGCGACCGCGCTGGCCGACGTCTCGGCCATGGGGCCGTACTTCGCGATCGAGACCGGCCCCGGCCGCGACGACGAGATCCTGTGGCGCCCGCTGCGCGACCTGCCCCGCGACACCGAGGCCCTGCGCGCGAGGGTCACCGACTTCGAGCGGCGCCTCGGCACGCCCGAGAGCAGGGTGGCGGCGTCCATCCTGTTCCAGGGGCTGGCGGCCCGGCTGTGGTCGCCCGTCGTCGGGGTGGCCGCCGGGCACGGACTGGTCCCGGTGGACGCCTCGGACGGCCTGCTCTGGCGCCCGGCCGCGACCGGGCCGCTCCCCCTCCGGGCGTCCCCAGCCCTGCGGTGGGCGGCCGTCCCAGGACATCCCGGGCCGGGAAACATCGGACCACCCGCGGCCTGGACCCGCCGGGCCGCCGCCCTGGTCTACCGGACCGTCGTGACCGAAACGCTGGAACCCCTGACCCACGCGGTCCTCGGCATCACCAAGATCGCGCCCGCGCTGCTGTGGGGCAACGCCGCCGCTGCGCTGGCCGGCATCCTGCGCACGCTGCCCCGCGGCAGGCCCGCCTTCGCGGCGTCCGCGGCCGGGCTGGCCGGCGAGGTGCTGCGGCTCGGCGTCCTCGCCGGGGCGGGACGGCTCGCCGAACCCGGGCCCGGCGCGTACTTCTACGTCCGCGCGACCTGCTGCCTGTACTACCGGGTGCCCGGCGGCGGCTACTGCGACGACTGCGCCCTGATCTCGGAGGCCGACCGCGCGGCGCGGTGGACGCGGGCCGCGGCCGGGAGCCCGTCATGA